One Euphorbia lathyris chromosome 1, ddEupLath1.1, whole genome shotgun sequence DNA segment encodes these proteins:
- the LOC136204335 gene encoding protein RER1B-like produces MEGVGNDTGASIAKWRSDYSRAFQYYLDRSTPHTERRWLGTLVVALIYVLRVYSLQGFYVVSYGLGIYILNLLIGFLSPKDEPELEALDGASLPTKGSDEYKPFIRRLPEFKFWYAITKAFVVAFLLTFFSVLDVPVFWPILLCYWIVLFALTMKRQILHMIKYKYVPFDIGKQRYNGKKSSASSSRSTD; encoded by the exons ATGGAAGGAGTGGGAAATGATACCGGGGCTTCCATTGCTAAATGGAGAAGCGATTATTCAAGGGCATTTCAGTACTATCTGGATAGATCTACCCCTCATACAGAGCGGAGATGGCTAGGGACTTTAGTTGTCGCTTTGATATATGTTCTGAGGGTTTATTCTCTTCAAGGGTTTTATGTTGTTTCCTATGGTCTGGGGATCTACATCTTGAATCTTTTGATTGGTTTTCTCTCGCCAAAGGATGAGCCTGAGCTTGAAGCCTTAGATGGAGCTTCATTGCCCACCAAAGGTTCTGATGAATACAAGCCATTCATTCGCCGTCTTCCTGAGTTTAAGTTCTG GTATGCCATAACAAAGGCTTTTGTAGTGGCTTTTCTACTGACCTTCTTCTCTGTGTTGGATGTACCTGTTTTCTGGCCCATATTATTGTGCTACTGGATTGTTCTTTTTGCCCTTACGATGAAACGCCAAATCCTACATATGATCAAGTACAAGTATGTCCCCTTTGATATTGGCAAGCAG AGGTACAATGGGAAAAAGTCATCTGCAAGTAGCAGCAGGTCAACTGACTAA
- the LOC136204319 gene encoding uncharacterized protein → MASPEITSFRYNKTSKQKRSGYEPSDTETDWQDDHNDPNSAVFVPQKYLPTNISPLKQSTKLSSKTDDYNSRSRHRSKSPYKPRKEDVRTVSPMSVRRTVSPFSKSEHRRQHSPFKPGRDQEDGIAGSNTRKNQTTPNREERGSFSQFGQVSRASERSSHTRRSVTAPRQRIREKEQENNQDFRENKGEKTPSRSLSNKQREHTKSPSVGEINEMVANMKFSAAPMTTNAPYLESTDSISPGDIFFSRDHTAFVTKKNGNDKPNLVPRPPRYFQMDSEATTNGRTERNPPRHLTNSSSRSTMSSVVSNGKFSTESGKTNDTSRTSLSSRRFTENRKKIQAESWFSCMRRGYCRTSRSPEKQCFDEASFIEKAFVVETLREFWADKYQPTSLNGFIVHKQEAQHLKQLASHNTIPHILLKGPSGSGKRSLARALLCEIFGNACQNISHDLRYFQVQEQRAMQVAVPITSSANHVELNVDSEPNAKYALMGLVKEISSTYAIVPEVSTVNFKPDYKVLVLYQVDKAAENVQHLIKWIMDCYTDACKLIICCEDEVDILESVTDRCKVIKVDAPVTHEIMEVLIQIARKEEFDLPMKFAARIAAKSKQNLRRAIMTLEACKAHNYPFSDDQPITSGWEEVLVELAADILTDPSPKRLFVVRGKFQKLLLEFVHPKLILLKLVEQFLEGVEGSSRRELYYWHAYYDKRIPAGSSALLKLEEFVAKFMSMHRKSLTGRQYN, encoded by the exons ATGGCTTCACCAGAGATTACCTCTTTCAGGTATAACAAAACCTCCAAGCAAAAACGAAGCGGATATGAGCCTTCTGATACTGAAACTGATTGGCAAGATGATCACAATGATCCTAATAGTGCCGTTTTTGTTCCCCAGAAATATTTACCAACAAACATAAGTCCTTTGAAACAAAGCACCAAACTTTCTTCCAAAACGGATGATTATAATTCCAGATCAAGGCACAGAAGTAAGTCGCCTTACAAGCCCCGAAAAGAAGATGTTCGAACAGTTTCACCAATGTCAGTTCGCAGAACTGTTAGTCCTTTCTCAAAATCTGAACACAGAAGACAGCATTCCCCTTTTAAGCCTGGCAGAGATCAGGAAGATGGAATTGCAGGCTCTAACACAAGGAAAAATCAAACAACTCCTAACAGAGAAGAAAGGGGGTCTTTCTCACAATTCGGCCAAGTTAGTAGAGCAAGCGAGAGATCAAGCCATACGCGAAGATCAGTGACTGCTCCCAGACAGAGAATCAGGGAGAAAGAGCAAGAAAACAATCAAGACTTTAGAGAGAATAAGGGGGAGAAAACTCCATCTAGAAGCTTAAGCAATAAACAAAGGGAGCATACAAAATCACCTTCTGTAGGTGAAATTAATGAGATGGTTGCTAATATGAAGTTTTCTGCTGCTCCGATGACTACTAATGCTCCGTATCTCGAAAGCACAGACTCTATTTCGCCCGGTGACATCTTCTTTTCACGTGATCATACAGCCTTTGTGACAAAGAAGAATGGTAATGATAAACCCAATTTGGTCCCAAGGCCTCCGAGGTATTTCCAAATGGACTCGGAAGCCACAACTAATGGCAGAACCGAACGAAATCCTCCCAGACATTTGACTAATTCGAGTTCACGAAGCACTATGAGCTCTGTTGTAAGTAATGGAAAATTCAGCACGGAAAGTGGGAAGACGAACGATACAAGCAGGACAAGTTTGAGCTCGAGAAGGTTCACAGAGAATAGGAAGAAAATCCAAGCAGAAAGTTGGTTTTCATGTATGAGAAGAGGGTATTGCAGGACTAGCAGATCACCTGAAAAACAATGTTTTGATGAAGCATCGTTCATTGAAAAAGCATTTGTAGTTGAAACCTTGAGAGAATTTTGGGCTGATAAATATCAGCCTACTTCTCTGAATGGATTTATTGTTCACAAACAAGAAGCTCAGCATCTCAAACAACTT GCATCTCATAACACTATTCCCCACATTTTGTTGAAGGGACCATCTGGTTCTGGGAAAAGATCACTAGCTAGGGCTCTTCTGTGTGAAATATTCGGTAACGCATGCCAAAAT ATATCACATGATTTAAGATATTTCCAGGTTCAG GAACAAAGGGCAATGCAGGTAGCTGTCCCGATAACATCAAGTGCTAACCATGTGGAACTCAATGTAGACTCAGAGCCAAATGCTAAATATGCACTAATGGGTTTGGTTAAGGAAATTAGCAGCACTTACGCTATTGTTCCTGAAGTCAGCACTGTTAACTTCAAACCAGATTATAAAG TACTAGTTCTTTACCAGGTCGACAAGGCGGCTGAGAATGTTCAGCACTTGATAAAATGGATAATGGATTGTTATACAGATGCTTGTAAACTCATAATCTGCTGTGAAGATGAGGTAGACATCCTTGAATCCGTGACGGACCGCTGCAAAGTTATTAAAGTCGATGCTCCTGTAACTCATGAA ATCATGGAGGTTCTGATTCAGATAGCTAGGAAAGAGGAGTTTGATCTGCCAATGAAGTTTGCTGCTAGAATTGCAGCCAAATCAAAGCAGAACCTGAGAAGAGCAATCATGACTCTTGAAGCATGCAAAGCACACAA CTATCCTTTTTCCGATGATCAACCGATTACATCTGGATGGGAAGAGGTGCTGGTAGAACTTGCAGCAGATATATTGACTGATCCTTCACCAAAAAG ATTGTTTGTAGTAAGGGGAAAGTTTCAAAAGCTTCTTCTGGAATTTGTGCATCCAAAATTGATTCTCCTG AAACTGGTGGAACAATTCCTTGAGGGAGTGGAGGGCAGTTCACGAAGGGAGCTATATTACTGGCATGCTTATTAT GACAAGAGAATCCCAGCAGGATCAAGTGCTTTGCTCAAACTAGAAG AATTTGTAGCTAAATTCATGAGCATGCACAGAAAGAGTCTCACCGGTCGTCAGTACAACTAG